A DNA window from Ictalurus punctatus breed USDA103 chromosome 11, Coco_2.0, whole genome shotgun sequence contains the following coding sequences:
- the nat8l2 gene encoding N-acetyltransferase 8-like 2 isoform X1 has product MTLIDRNCLHCINVSTGLMSLLDRNCLHWMVIMVHIVIRKFKPSDFEAVKTIFQDGIQEHIIPSFIYAISQPVHITLTLCFCIVGYILSGESVGLALLAGASWIGLLLYCCYEFYAGYVRLKLSTDMQDITGYYIRNPDNGFWVAEAQVNGRPLVVGMVAVEAQNLPNSDGQKYGHLYRMNVSSECRHTGIGSRLGKVAVDFCKERGFSKVVLETSSTQRPAVILYNKMGFKLVQIHTQSEAPWWIIWLIRVTILKMEKVF; this is encoded by the exons ATGACTCTAATAGACAGGAATTGTCTCCACTGCATTAATGTCTCTACTGGATTAATGTCTCTACTGGACAGGAATTGTCTCCACTGGATGGTGATAATGG TGCATATAGTGATTAGGAAATTCAAGCCCTCAGACTTTGAAGCAGTGAAAACAATATTTCAAGATGGAATCCAGGAGCACAttattccttcattcatctATGCCATTTCCCAGCCGGTCCACATTACTCTAACTCTGTGCTTCTGCATTGTGGGCTATATACTGAGTGGAGAATCAGTTGGTCTGGCTCTGCTGGCTGGAGCATCCTGGATTGGACTGTTGTTGTACTGCTGCTATGAGTTCTACGCTGGTTATGTCAGACTGAAGCTGAGCACAGACATGCAGGACATTACAGGCTACTACATTAGAAACCCAGATAACGGCTTCTGGGTTGCGGAAGCTCAGGTCAATGGGCGACCCCTGGTGGTGGGTATGGTGGCTGTAGAGGCCCAAAATCTTCCAAATAGTGATGGGCAAAAGTACGGACACCTTTACCGAATGAATGTGTCTTCTGAGTGTCGTCACACTGGTATCGGGTCACGCCTGGGGAAAGTAGCTGTGGACTTTTGTAAAGAACGAGGGTTCTCAAAGGTTGTGCTGGAAACTAGCTCTACTCAGAGGCCAGCTGTCATCCTTTACAATAAGATGGGCTTTAAACTTGTGCAAATCCACACACAAAGTGAAGCTCCTTGGTGGATCATCTGGCTGATCAGagttacaattctgaaaatggaGAAAGTCTTTTAA
- the nat8l2 gene encoding N-acetyltransferase 8-like 2 isoform X2: MNSKMHIVIRKFKPSDFEAVKTIFQDGIQEHIIPSFIYAISQPVHITLTLCFCIVGYILSGESVGLALLAGASWIGLLLYCCYEFYAGYVRLKLSTDMQDITGYYIRNPDNGFWVAEAQVNGRPLVVGMVAVEAQNLPNSDGQKYGHLYRMNVSSECRHTGIGSRLGKVAVDFCKERGFSKVVLETSSTQRPAVILYNKMGFKLVQIHTQSEAPWWIIWLIRVTILKMEKVF; this comes from the exons ATGAACTCGAAAA TGCATATAGTGATTAGGAAATTCAAGCCCTCAGACTTTGAAGCAGTGAAAACAATATTTCAAGATGGAATCCAGGAGCACAttattccttcattcatctATGCCATTTCCCAGCCGGTCCACATTACTCTAACTCTGTGCTTCTGCATTGTGGGCTATATACTGAGTGGAGAATCAGTTGGTCTGGCTCTGCTGGCTGGAGCATCCTGGATTGGACTGTTGTTGTACTGCTGCTATGAGTTCTACGCTGGTTATGTCAGACTGAAGCTGAGCACAGACATGCAGGACATTACAGGCTACTACATTAGAAACCCAGATAACGGCTTCTGGGTTGCGGAAGCTCAGGTCAATGGGCGACCCCTGGTGGTGGGTATGGTGGCTGTAGAGGCCCAAAATCTTCCAAATAGTGATGGGCAAAAGTACGGACACCTTTACCGAATGAATGTGTCTTCTGAGTGTCGTCACACTGGTATCGGGTCACGCCTGGGGAAAGTAGCTGTGGACTTTTGTAAAGAACGAGGGTTCTCAAAGGTTGTGCTGGAAACTAGCTCTACTCAGAGGCCAGCTGTCATCCTTTACAATAAGATGGGCTTTAAACTTGTGCAAATCCACACACAAAGTGAAGCTCCTTGGTGGATCATCTGGCTGATCAGagttacaattctgaaaatggaGAAAGTCTTTTAA